ATTCACATTATAAAATCTAAAAGGCTTTCATTGTGGTAACTATATCCTAACACCAAGACTTGCCATCTTGGCTTACAAGGAAACGGTTAGATTACTTACGGGCTCGCCATATACAATCAAAGCTTATATAGTGTAATGGACACAAATAGAGCTGGATATCCTACCCGATATCCAGCTCATATATTCTGATTATTGGATAACTTTATTATTAGCTCTTACCGATTCTAAACACCTTGGTGCCGCAAACAGGGCAGGTTCCTTGAGTAGCGGGTCTTCCATTCTTCATGGTTATCTGCCTGGGATCCTTGATTTCACGCTTGGTTTTGCATTTTACACAATAGGCCTGCACGGTTTCCCTCCTCTCCTAGTTTTCTCTGAGCTTAAACTAATCGTGAAACAAAGTCAATAGACACGGATGTAATGGCAAAGAAAAAGGCCTGGGGGAGAATCCTCCCCCCAGGCCCTACAGCTAATCAGATAACTTCCTAGAAGTCGAATAGCTCCGGCTGCTCGGATTTCCTTTGTTCCTCAGCTCCATCCCGTTCTATTCGTCTGTCCGCCCTCTCCCTTTCCTGTCTCACCTTGACCCGCTGACGGTATATCCAGTCCTTAAGCCTCTTAAGCTCAGCCATCTGGTAATCATCAAGGCTCTCTACCCGGATATCATCTGGCATCTGGCCACCCTTATGCCGGGTATAGGTTCTGGTAGAAACATAGAGATATATCCGGCTCCAGTCGTGGTCCATCGGTGCGCTTAGTCCGGCGGTATAGAGATAGGCGCAGGCCTCGGCATCGGTACCGGTTTCCTCCTCACCCTTTGAGGCCCTGATGCTCATCTCCAGCCTGTCCATCGTGATGGCTCCCTTAATCCAATCGGGTAAGGTACCCCCC
This portion of the Dehalococcoidales bacterium genome encodes:
- a CDS encoding DUF5679 domain-containing protein, which produces MQAYCVKCKTKREIKDPRQITMKNGRPATQGTCPVCGTKVFRIGKS